The following are encoded in a window of Podospora pseudoanserina strain CBS 124.78 chromosome 6, whole genome shotgun sequence genomic DNA:
- a CDS encoding hypothetical protein (EggNog:ENOG503P5XN), whose translation MRLVSGALRPAGAGSEGVPGAVGGAVSWHSFHNHLSLTHTRSHLFDSSQLSKPFHEMSPKRLQILQPLTSQPWQLTTVARRHFASSSEPKTNHQKRTKPSLYNRLFPKASTPQPSKASPLGNTTTATAAQNDDPEPPRISLHDDQELGEWLKQLQSTFADDTTITTTDKDPNAPTVLILSAPRDLLESDFYRVSPSGQHVQGWTSGPDKVIQHRTPHHLSPTEIFYLFFSSRPSALSYLSLLKTQHSLPLRPPIPLQTSFLTSTLPKTNQARLLPIPQPFSNVPQQAAGNFILLRLSNGKLTPRYLSHLIQNDDAPWGILPKTRKKGAITPLRATMSYVGLPESQNDNSTGETGGKEKKGEEIKVYSRFLIGFDHPSEAKRFARCWHKKEVVDQVRGQRMVCNTTVLW comes from the exons ATGAGGCTTGTATCTGGGGCGCTC CGACCTGCCGGCGCCGGCTCGGAAGGCGTTCCCGGTGCCGTGGGTGGGGCCGTGTCTTGGCACAGTTttcacaaccacctctcactcacacacactCGCTCACACTTATTCGACAGTTCACAACTCTCTAAGCCATTTCACGAAATGTCACCAAAACGACTGCAAATACTGCAGCCACTCACCTCCCAACCATGGCAACTCACAACAGTAGCCCGTCGCCATTTCGCATCCTCATCAGAACCCAAAACCAATCACCAAAAAAGAaccaaaccctccctctACAACCGGCTCTTCCCCAAagcctccaccccccaaccatcCAAAGCCTCACCCTTaggcaacaccaccaccgccaccgccgcccaaaaCGATGACCCCGAACCACCCCGAATATCCCTCCACGACGACCAAGAACTCGGCGAATGGCTAAAGCAGCTCCAGTCCACCTTCGCCGAtgacaccaccatcaccaccactgacAAAGACCCCAACGCCCCAAcagtcctcatcctctccgcccccCGAGACCTCCTAGAATCAGACTTCTACCGCGTCTCCCCCTCAGGCCAACACGTCCAAGGCTGGACCAGCGGTCCCGACAAAG TAATCCAACACCGtaccccccaccacctctccccaaccGAAATCTTctacctcttcttctcctcccgcccctcAGCCCTATCttacctctccctcctcaaaacccaacactccctccccctccgccctcctatccc CCTTCAAACCTCTTTCCTAACCAGCACCCTCCCAAAGACCAACCAAGCCCGTCTACTACCAATCCCTCAACCCTTTTCCAATGTCCCTCAACAGGCAGCAGGGAatttcatcctcctccgcctgaGCAACGGCAAGCTCACACCCCGGTATCTATCCCATCTGATCCAAAACGACGACGCACCCTGGGGGATACTCCCCAAAACCAGGAAAAAGGGCGCCATCACACCGCTGAGGGCGACGATGAGCTATGTCGGATTGCCAGAGTCGCAAAATGATAATTCTACCGGGGAGACAGGGGGTaaggagaaaaagggggaagaaaTCAAGGTGTATTCCCGTTTCTTGATCGGCTTTGATCATCCCTCCGAAGCGAAACGTTTCGCGAGGTGTTGGCATAAAAAGGAGGTGGTCGACCAAGTCCGGGGGCAGAGGATGGTTTGTAATACTACTGTTTTGTGGTGA
- the AFG2 gene encoding AAA+-type ATPase (COG:O; EggNog:ENOG503NW8H) has product MWFTSAPDTSLIIPKLFLPTEIIRDVKMKSLDFRIRKLHANTDADKRLQKRQPSRIYVNEEALIELTGSKDGGKAVCIERIHELNAVRREATLWKAPEKLDKAVTQMYDDFRTACGFNLGEQVRITALGGALPDADEVIVEQKPSEDGSLPDPIFPEDLPGWIVLIAGRLSQIEHVHTGWTIKDLYVRGPKRSFIATSVNGRPTGNARYIDRKTRLVVGTAARTNETGEGPVKSLERKLEVRGIKGLDAPVKKLNDLLRAFTFGGIKKSFTFPGIVIHGGHGTGKTMLLNSLAHTGWGTVFRIKFKDKLGDIQETFQTAKLQQPSIILIDQLERLIDKDRSNRDAVILALCDLLDGLAAEKSTKGEAPQVLVVATCLDYTSDIPEDLKDPGRFTSEIYLPMPDVEGRREILSSLDLCVPPDQEDELLNQLSASTHAYNGKDLRRLADEACLIGTTRHLSPLTVSAPTPDQSRLLSPPPEAEEDESAPASAPATLIPADYHNALRLVRPSLMHDINLKPPPIHWDDIAGQSLVKQSLRRAVRLSLEPPEVLAQFFDRPPKGFLLYGPPGCSKTMAAQAMATESGLNFFAVKGAELLNMYVGESERAVRRLFQRAREVAPSMIFFDEIDSIAGQRSGFSSSSSKSNGSSGGVNVLTTLLNEMDGFEALHGVVVLAATNRPHALDPALLRPGRFDELIYVSPPDQEARRAIFTKVGAKRKMNDDVDIDKLVEDTEGYSGAEIKGICAAAGVAAYDRFIKEGGTDVGIRMGDLEHAIKNQKKQITREMIKGFEDWERQFGKV; this is encoded by the exons ATGTGGTTCACGAGCGCCCCAGATACAAGCCTCATTATTCCCAAACTATTTCTTCCGACAG AGATCATTCGAGACGTCAAAATGAAGAGTTTAGACTTCCGAATCCGGAAGCTACACGCCAACACCGACGCCGACAAACGTCTACAGAAGCGACAACCTTCTCGGATATATGTCAACGAGGAGGCTCTGATCGAATTAACGGGCTCAAAAGACGGTGGCAAGGCTGTCTGTATCGAAAGGATCCATGAGCTAAATGCTGTGAGGCGTGAGGCCACTCTGTGGAAGGCCCCCGAAAAGCTGGATAAAGCCGTCACACAAATGTACGACGATTTTCGTACTGCCTGCGGCTTCAACCTTGGCGAGCAAGTGCGCATCACTGCGCTTGGCGGAGCTCTCCCAGACGCCGATGAGGTCATCGTCGAGCAAAAGCCGAGCGAAGATGGTTCGCTACCAGACCCCATTTTCCCCGAAGATCTCCCAGGCTGGATTGTTCTTATCGCAGGGCGTCTCTCACAAATCGAACATGTACACACCGGCTGGACCATCAAGGACCTCTACGTCCGGGGCCCAAAACGTTCTTTCATTGCCACCTCGGTCAATGGGAGGCCTACTGGTAACGCACGCTATATCGACAGGAAAACCCGGCTGGTTGTTGGGACAGCGGCGCGCACAAACGAGACTGGCGAGGGACCAGTCAAATCTTTGGAGAGGAAACTCGAAGTAAGAGGTATCAAAGGTCTGGACGCACccgtcaagaagctcaacgaCCTGCTGCGAGCCTTCACCTTTGGAGGCATCAAGAAGAGCTTCACGTTCCCAGGCATCGTCATCCATGGTGGCCACGGCACTGGGAAGACAATGCTCCTCAACAGTCTAGCCCACACAGGCTGGGGAACAGTTTTCCGTATCAAGTTTAAGGACAAACTCGGCGATATTCAGGAGACTTTTCAGACAGCAAAGCTTCAGCAACCAAGTATCATCCTGATCGACCAGCTCGAGAGGCTGATTGACAAGGACCGCAGCAACCGAGATGCCGTCATTCTCGCCCTCTGTGATTTGTTGGACGGCCTGGCGGCAGAGAAATCGACAAAGGGAGAGGCCCCCCAGGTGCTCGTGGTGGCCACCTGCTTGGATTATACGTCCGACATACCCGAAGACCTCAAAGACCCCGGTCGGTTCACTTCTGAGATTTACCTTCCCATGCCAGACGTAGAGGGTCGCCGTGAGATTCTCTCATCGTTGGATCTCTGTGTTCCACCAGACCAAGAGGACGAGCTTCTCAACCAACTGAGTGCAAGCACTCACGCCTACAATGGTAAGGACTTGAGGCGGCTGGCAGACGAAGCCTGCTTGATCGGTACAACCCGTCATCTATCGCCACTTACGGTTTCTGCGCCCACCCCTGACCAATCTcgccttctttctcctccacccgaagccgaagaggaCGAATCTGCTCCCGCTTCGGCGCCCGCCACCCTCATTCCCGCTGACTATCACAATGCGCTCCGGCTTGTCCGCCCGTCCCTAATGCACGATATCAACCTCAAGCCGCCCCCGATCCACTGGGACGACATCGCCGGCCAATCTCTCGTCAAACAGTCCCTCCGCCGCGCCGTCCGTTTGTCCTTGGAACCCCCCGAGGTCCTCGCGCAATTCTTCGACCGTCCCCCGAAGGGCTTCCTGCTGTATGGACCTCCGGGTTGTTCCAAGACCATGGCGGCTCAAGCCATGGCTACCGAATCCGGCCTCAACTTCTTCGCTGTCAAGGGTGCCGAGCTGCTGAACATGTACGTTGGTGAGTCTGAGCGAGCCGTCCGCCGGTTGTTCCAGCGTGCCCGCGAGGTTGCCCCCAGCATGATCTTCTTTGATGAAATCGACAGCATCGCCGGCCAGCGCTCTGGTttctcgtcttcgtcttccaaATCAAACGGTTCCAGCGGCGGTGTCAACGTTCTGACGACGTTATTAAACGAGATGGACGGTTTTGAAGCCCTCCACGGCGTCGTCGTCCTGGCAGCGACCAACCGTCCCCATGCTCTTGACCCGGCATTGCTTCGCCCAGGTCGATTCGACGAACTGATTTACGTCTCACCGCCAGACCAGGAGGCACGCCGTGCCATCTTTACCAAGGTCGGTgccaagaggaagatgaacGACGACGTAGATATCGACAAGTTGGTTGAGGATACGGAGGGCTATTCCGGTGCAGAGATCAAGGGTATCTGCGCGGCAGCAGGAGTGGCGGCTTACGATCGGTTCATCAAGGAGGGAGGTACGGACGTGGGAATACGGATGGGTGATCTGGAGCATGCTATTAAGAACCAAAAGAAGCAGATCACACGGGAGATGATCAAGGGGTTTGAAGACTGGGAGAGGCAGTTTGGGAAGGTTTGA
- a CDS encoding hypothetical protein (EggNog:ENOG503NUCE; COG:U): MSSALEAKIVILGSQGVGKTSLVTRYCKGAFDPAKTTSTVGASFMTKRVVDTDTDTLVRLQIWDTAGQERFRSISRLYYRGANACILCYSITDSSSFHEMSLWLTELRRNLPSDIILHVVGTKADIVAKDPSKRQVPFERCIAYVAENLAPGRGSTPPPSATLPLPFAPSSSEPAASSANPRSSGLFSAISSTDPGPKSPSSKRSSGFWGQEVGWDACHEISAESGEGVEEVFRVVTRKLVERDRKMRADLLAASGGRLDGGGYMGPETPFFSSVAATAGTDDQDGGGQGGILMLGLE; this comes from the exons ATGTCGTCCGCCCTCGAAGCCAAaatcgtcatcctcggctcCCAAGGTGTAGGCAAAACCTCCCTCGTAACCCGGTACTGCAAAGGCGCCTTCGACCCAGCCaaaacaacctccaccgtcgGGGCATCGTTCATGACGAAGAGGGTAGTAGACACAGACACCGACACCCTCGTCCGTCTGCAAATATGGGACACCG CCGGCCAAGAACGCTTCCGCTCCATCTCCCGCCTCTACTACCGCGGCGCAAACGCCTGCATCCTCTGCTACTCTATAACCgactcatcctccttccacGAAATGTCCCTCTGGCTCACCGAGCTCCGCCGCAACTTACCTTCTGATATCATCCTCCACGTGGTCGGGACAAAGGCGGATATTGTCGCGAAGGACCCTTCGAAGAGACAGGTTCCGTTTGAGAGGTGTATCGCCTATGTGGCGGAGAATCTCGCTCCCGGAAGAggatcaaccccccctccgtccgccaccctccccttaCCCTTTGcaccgtcttcttctgaaCCAGCGGCTTCGTCGGCGAATCCGAGATCGAGCGGGTTGTTTTCGGCTATATCGTCCACCGACCCTGGACCGAAATCTCCAAGCTCGAAACGGTCGTCTGGGTTTTGGGGCCAGGAGGTGGGGTGGGATGCCTGTCATGAGATTTCTGCCGagagcggggagggggtggaggaggtttttaGGGTCGTGACGaggaagctggtggagagggacAGGAAGATGAGGGCTGATTTGTTGGCTGCtagtggggggaggttggatggtggtgggtataTGGGGCCGGAGACGCCTTTTTTCTCAAGTGTGGCTGCTACGGCGGGGACGGATGAtcaggatggtggagggcagGGGGGTATTTTGATGCTAGGTTTGGAGTAG
- the ERG25 gene encoding C-4 sterol methyl oxidase (EggNog:ENOG503NU50; COG:I), translating into MAYAALNSTIGGLGSTATFSNVFDEVSKAAVDLNVAERLWASWYLWMQNDTIATGIMSFVMHELVYFGRSLPWIIIDAIPFFNKWKLQNTKVPTWREQWECAALVLISHCTVELPQIWLFHPIATYFGMEYGVPFPPAWKIAMQIVIFFILEDAWHYWFHRALHYGPLYKSIHKLHHTYSAPFGLAAEYASPIEVMLLGFGIVGCPIVWTLITNDFHLVTMYLWIVLRLFQAIDAHSGYDFPWSLRHILPFWAGADHHDLHHERFIGNYASSFRWWDYCLDTEAGEAASKKRRERKLAEIRAKKAQ; encoded by the exons ATGGCGTACGCCGCTCT CAACTCGACCATTGGTGGTCTGGGTTCAACAGCTACCTTCTCCAATGTCTTCGACGAGGTCTCCAAGGCCGCCGTCGACCTCAATGTTGCCGAGCGTCTCTGGGCG TCCTGGTACCTTTGGATGCAGAATGACACAATCGCGACGGGTATTATGAGTTTCGTCATGCACGAGCTCGTCTACTTTGGCAGATCGCTCCCCTGGATcatcatcgacgccatccccttcttcaacaagtgGAAGTTGCAAAAC ACCAAGGTCCCAACATGGAGAGAGCAATGGGAATGCGCCGCTCTCGTTCTCATCAGTCACTGCACCGTCGAACTCCCCCAAATCTGGCTCTTCCACCCCATCGCCACCTACTTCGGAATGGAGTACGGtgtccccttccctcccgccTGGAAGATCGCCATGCAaatcgtcatcttcttcatcctcgaggATGCCTGGCACTACTGGTTTCACCGCGCGCTCCACTACGGTCCCCTCTACAAGTCGATTCACAAGCTCCACCACACCTACAGCGCCCCCTTCGGTCTCGCCGCTGAGTACGCCTCTCCCATCGAAGTCATGCTCCTCGGTTTCGGCATTGTCGGCTGCCCCATTGTCTGGACTTTGATCACCAACGACTTCCACCTTGTGACCATGTACCTCTGGATCGtcctccgcctcttccaGGCCATCGACGCCCACAGCGGTTACGACTTCCCCTGGTCTCTTCGtcacatcctccccttctggGCTGGTGCTGACCACCACGATCTTCACCACGAGCGCTTCATTGGCAACTATGCCTCTTCTTTCCGCTGGTGGGACTACTGCCTTGACaccgaggccggtgaggcGGCGTCTAAGAAGCGTCGCGAGCGCAAGCTGGCTGAGATTAGGGCCAAGAAGGCGCAGTaa
- the NCA2 gene encoding Nuclear control of ATPase protein 2 (EggNog:ENOG503NV6S; COG:S; BUSCO:EOG09260VCG): MSIVADRVRRLDALIDKVSLVQLGFGEEDDNLHLPSNRGGDFHLVSEPRVTELLQIAKQLSSSSLSLGHISKRRIRNLLIESGLANEDQNKELHAEKWMVEVDAEWHLVGKATIQTYGLLMSSLLDQIKPLSDDIWYWDEILSSYPNSLLYTMQSSPVRMGEWTREVWRESLDRFNEWRQQQLEHRSAPRSRRESRTDREGEVLTAGTSSTQSESGSGDKNAAAESVTEINLTQQWREFYGIVRESITEKSLGNIRRVLGRVDTGRSDARRKLARLQKLREMTATGLGVLLDEGLDIRTPDDGSVVEATAYHEEWRVVLERSVALMDSILRGSLTLEHNMKEFEDNIFSGVQHDPELSIHTDDAAQAARPAILARRLLNILDEGIPQHAVSTSVLARKNGRPSRLVRYWIPAIALLLSSSTILRVLVNRKADIINWIRDLGATTRDFWFNWVMEPIKKVIGTIRHDETSEIAIMSRDSLKADRESLERMVVEFSRDNPDIAVGNSTITEAQVAEIRTRVKEGDVTPILKAYEKDLKKPFVGAIRGDLVRSVLIQVQKTKVDLEVAISGIDALLKSQELVFGFIGLTPGILVSIGIIQYLRTAFGSRKGLRRGQRARRTRRVLRKMDRILTEAQHNLQDNTISYRDRGLLVCEAHVLRNLTQGNLPREVEKEFIEDLDEFAKARAVPELFRVLDRIRWAYSEYF; encoded by the exons ATGTCGATTGTGGCCGA TCGAGTGCGTCGTCTCGATGCACTCATCGACAAAGTCTCACTTGTACagttggggtttggtgaggaagatgacaaTCTGCATCTACCTTCCAACCGTGGCGGGGACTTCCACCTGGTATCAGAACCGCGAGTTACTGAGCTGCTTCAGATTGCAAAGCAGCTCTCTTCCAGCTCGCTCTCACTGGGCCATATATCCAAGAGGCGAATTCGAAACTTGTTGATTGAGTCTGGCCTGGCAAACGAGGATCAAAATAAGGAGCTTCACGCTGAGAAATGGATGGTCGAGGTGGATGCTGAATGGCATTTGGTTGGAAAGGCCACTATTCAAACATATGGTCTTTTGATGAGCTCCCTGCTTGATCAGATAAAGCCACTGAGCGATGATATCTGGTACTGGGACGAGATCTTGAGCTCCTACCCCAACAGCCTTCTTTACACGATGCAATCATCACCGGTGCGGATGGGGGAATGGACCAGGGAAGTCTGGCGAGAAAGTTTGGATCGCTTTAACGAGTGGCGACAGCAACAACTCGAGCATCGTTCAGCCCCTCGATCCCGGCGCGAGTCTAGGACAGacagggagggggaggtactTACCGCCGGcacctcatcaacacagTCAGAATCAGGGTCTGGTGACAAGAACGCCGCCGCAGAGTCTGTAACTGAAATCAACTTGACCCAGCAATGGCGCGAGTTTTATGGCATCGTCCGAGAAAGCATCACGGAAAAGTCTCTGGGTAACATCAGGCGTGTCCTTGGTCGGGTTGATACTGGCCGTTCGGATGCCCGACGCAAGCTGGCTCGTCTCCAAAAACTCCGGGAAATGACGGCAACTGGTCTGGGCGTGCTTTTGGACGAGGGACTCGACATACGGACACCAGACGATGGTTCAGTGGTTGAAGCGACTGCTTATCACGAGGAGTGGCGAGTGGTGCTGGAGCGAAGCGTTGCTCTGATGGACTCGATCCTCCGCGGTTCGCTCACCCTCGAACACAATATGAAAGAGTTCGAAGACAACATTTTTTCTGGTGTTCAGCACGATCCCGAGTTGTCAATTCACACAGATGACGCTGCGCAGGCTGCAAGGCCTGCCATCCTTGCCCGCCGActcctcaacatccttgATGAGGGCATTCCCCAGCATGCCGTGTCTACCTCGGTGTTGGCCCGCAAGAATGGTCGCCCTTCCCGACTCGTCAGATACTGGATTCCGGCCATCGCTCTCCTCCTTTCGTCCTCGACAATCCTCCGCGTTCTTGTAAACAGGAAAGCCGACATTATCAACTGGATACGGGATCTTGGTGCCACCACTCGGGATTTTTGGTTCAACTGGGTGATGGAGCCGATCAAGAAGGTCATCGGTACGATCCGTCACGATGAAACCAGCGAGATTGCCATCATGAGCCGTGACAGCTTGAAAGCCGATCGCGAAAGTCTGGAGCgcatggtggtggagttCTCTCGAGACAACCCTGACATTGCTGTTGGTAATTCAACCATCACCGAGGCCCAGGTTGCTGAAATCCGGACTCgggtgaaggagggagatgttACTCCCATCCTGAAAGCATACGAAAAGGATCTGAAGAAGCCCTTTGTGGGCGCCATCAGGGGAGATTTGGTCCGGTCGGTTCTCATCCAGGTGCAGAAGACAAAGGTCGATCTTGAGGTGGCTATCAGCGGCATTGATGCGCTGCTGAAGAGTCAAGAATTGGTGTTTGGTTTCATTGGGCTGACACCCGGTATTCTTG TCTCGATTGGAATTATTCAATATCTCAGAACAGCATTCGGCAGCCGCAAGGGCTTGCGCCGTGGCCAGCGAGCTCGCCGCACCCGTCGTGTCTTGCGCAAGATGGATAGAATATTGACCGAGGCGCAACACAACCTCCAGGACAACACCATTTCTTACCGGGACCGCGGTCTGTTGGTCTGCGAAGCTCACGTCCTACGCAACCTCACTCAGGGAAATCTTCCTCGCGAGGTTGAAAAGGAGTTTATTGAGGATCTCGATGAATTCGCAAAGGCTAGGGCGGTTCCCGAGCTGTTCAGGGTGCTTGACAGGATCCGCTGGGCATATTCGGAGTATTTTTAG
- the SEC4 gene encoding GTP-binding protein (EggNog:ENOG503NXRR; COG:U) — MTSNRNYDFLIKLLLIGDSGVGKSCCLLRFSEDSFTPSFITTIGIDFKIRTIELDGKRVKLQIWDTAGQERFRTITTAYYRGAMGILLVYDVTDERSFNNIRTWFANVEQHATEGVNKILIGNKCDWEEKRVVSTERGQALADELGIPFLEVSAKTNENIEKAFYSLAADIKKRIIDTSKTEQGSAGASTGVNVGGQTSGDKGGGCC; from the exons ATGACGAGTAACAGGAATTACGACTTTTTG ATCAAGCTCCTGCTGATTGGAGACTCGGGCGTGGGCAAGTCCTGCTGCCTCCTCCGCTTTTCGGAGGACTCGTTCACACCCTCGTTCATCACGACGATCGGCATCGACTTCAAGATCAGGACGATCGAGCTGGACGGCAAGCGCGTGAAGCTTCAGATTTGGGATACGGCCGGTCAGGAGCGGTTCAGGACGATCACGACGGCGTATTATAGGGGCGCGATGGGTATTTTGTTGGTGTATGATGTGACGGATGAAAGGTCGTTCAACA ACATCCGCACTTGGTTCGCCAACGTCGAGCAACACGCCACCGAGGGCGTCAACAAGATTCTGATTGGCAACAAGTGCGACTGGGAAGAGAAGCGGGTGGTGTCGACTGAACGGGGCCAGGCGCTCGCGGACGAGCTGGGGATCCCGTTTTTGGAGGTGTCGGCCAAGACGAATGAGAATATCGAAAAGGCCTTTTACAGCCTGGCGGCGGATATCAAGAAGAGGATCATCGATACGAGCAAGACGGAGCAAGGGAGTGCAGGGGCGTCGACGGGGGTTAATGTTGGGGGCCAGACTTCGGGTGAtaaggggggtggttgctgctaa
- a CDS encoding hypothetical protein (EggNog:ENOG503PMS4), with protein sequence MKTTVLFLSVGLASAQVLNNSTGVFSNSTSSFASPNVDINNFNLGGQVDFNSLDVNGLNLGNIDLGNQDEIVDAILAMLSGFCLGGQFNRNNILGFGFNNDIDLFFQLAQLQQFQQLGFLNLGGVQNLFSKGKVLGGFNLGPHTFFPQNQVKLLLTMSSGLFKREIADARKTMKRTVLRRGRYAKRQSCAQGAGSGAIGSGVGGQEEAAFTIATAENPPLETATATAAADFTIATADPGVDDLVESVDSADFEAVFSIATANPDVVVGAANDIYASSAGVATAIPAVDSASAVVQAFATITAEAVAAPASVVVPAAAETAIPAVAVEEVEEAEEVDVEDAVDNLSDLTR encoded by the coding sequence atgaAGACCACAGTTTTATTTCTATCCGTTGGCCTGGCGTCAGCCCAGGTTTTGAATAACTCCACTGGTGTTTTCAGTAATTCCACCAGCAGCTTTGCCTCGCCCAATGTGGATATCAACAACTTTAACCTCGGTGGACAGGTGGATTTCAACAGCTTGGACGTCAACGGCCTAAACCTAGGCAATATCGATCTCGGTAACCAAGATGAGATCGTTGATGCTATCCTGGCTATGCTTAGCGGATTCTGTTTGGGTGGGCAGTTCAACCGCAATAATATCCTGGGGTTTGGCTTCAACAATGATATCGATCTATTCTTCCAGCTTGCTCAGCTGCAACAATTCCAGCAGCTTGGCTTCCTCAATCTGGGAGGTGTACAAAATCTGTTCAGCAAGGGGAAGGTACTTGGGGGGTTCAACCTAGGTCCGCatactttttttccccaAAACCAGGTGAAGCTTTTGCTGACCATGTCGTCAGGCCTCTTCAAACGAGAAATTGCTGATGCCAGGAAGACCATGAAGCGAACCGTACTTCGCCGTGGACGGTATGCCAAACGTCAGTCGTGTGCTCAAGGGGCTGGATCAGGCGCCATTGGTTCGGGCGTTGGTGGTCAGGAAGAAGCTGCTTTCACAATTGCGACAGCTGAGAACCCGCCATTGGAGACAGCTActgcgacggcggcggcagactTCACGATCGCCACCGCTGATCCTGGAGttgatgatcttgttgaGTCCGTTGACTCGGCCGATTTTGAGGCAGTTTTCAGCATCGCCACAGCAAACCCAGATGTTGTCGTTGGTGCCGCCAATGATATCTATGCGTCATCCGCCGGTGTTGCTACTGCCATTCCTGCTGTTGATTCAGCTTCAGCAGTTGTTCAAGCCTTTGCTACGATCACCGCTGAGGCAGTAGCAGCTCCTGCTTCCGTTGTTGTTCCAGCCGCAGCTGAGACCGCTATTccggctgttgctgttgaggaagttgaggaggctgaggaggtcGATGTGGAGGACGCTGTCGATAACCTGTCAGACCTCACCCGTTAA